A single Ziziphus jujuba cultivar Dongzao chromosome 11, ASM3175591v1 DNA region contains:
- the LOC107433121 gene encoding protein pleiotropic regulatory locus 1, which yields MPGPTLDMEPVEPQSLKKLSFKSLKRALDLFSPIHGFLAPPDPESKRIRMSHKVNVEYGGLKSTTSQPPRQVSNNKMGTQPSPSNALALPGPEGLRDPQKGEAQNALVVGPSVPKASNDVGISGKGTAIISASGSSERNFSTSAIMERIPSRWPRPVWHAPWKNYRVISGHLGWVRSIAFDPSNTWFCTGSADRTIKIWDVGSGRLKLTLTGHIEQVRGLAVSSKHTYMFSAGDDKQVKCWDLEQNKVIRSYHGHLSGVYCLALHPTIDVLLTGGRDSVCRVWDIRSKMQIHALSGHDNTVCSVFTRPTDPQVVTGSHDSTIKFWDLRYGKTMATLTHHKKSVRAMALHPKEHCFASASADNIKKFNLPKGEFLHNMLSQQKTIINAMAVNEDGVMATGGDNGSLWFWDWKSGHNFQQAQTIVQPGSLDSEAGIYAISYDMTGSRLLTCEADKTIKMWKEDDSATPETHPLNFKPPKDIRRF from the exons TAAAAGAATTCGTATGAGCCACAAGGTTAACGTTGAGTATGGAGGACTCAAAAGCACCACTAGCCAACCCCCTCGTCAagttagtaataataaaatgggAACTCAGCCTTCTCCTTCAAATGCCCTTGCCTTACCAG GTCCTGAAGGTTTGAGGGATCCACAAAAGGGAGAAGCTCAAAATGCTTTGGTTGTTGGCCCATCTGTGCCAAAAGCATC GAATGATGTTGGGATATCCGGCAAAGGCACTGCAATTATATCTGCTTCAGGGTCATCTGAAAG GAATTTTTCAACATCTGCTATAATGGAAAGAATTCCTAGCAGATGGCCACGTCCTGTATGGCATGCTCCATGGAAGAACTATAGG GTAATTAGTGGTCATTTGGGATGGGTGAGATCCATTGCATTTGATCCAAGTAACACATGGTTTTGTACTGGCTCTGCTGATCGGACTATCAAG ATATGGGATGTAGGAAGTGGAAGGTTAAAGCTCACACTGACAGGACATATTGAACAAGTACGAG GTCTTGCTGTCAGCAgcaaacatacatatatgttcTCTGCTGGAGATGACAAACAAGTTAAATGCTGGGACCTTGAGCAGAACAAG GTTATTCGTTCATATCATGGACATTTAAGTGGTGTTTACTGCTTGGCTCTTCATCCCACCATTGACGTTTTGCTTACTGGGGGGCGTGATTCTGTCTGCCGG GTGTGGGATATTCGTAGTAAGATGCAAATCCATGCATTATCTGGGCATGACAATACAGTGTGCTCAGTTTTTACTCGACCAACG gATCCACAAGTTGTTACCGGTTCTCATGACTCAACTATTAAGTTTTGGGACCTTAGATATG GAAAAACAATGGCAACTCTCACACACCATAAGAAATCTGTTCGAGCAATGGCACTTCACCCCAAAGA GCATTGCTTTGCATCTGCATCAGCTGACaacattaaaaaattcaatcttCCAAAAGGGGAATTTTTACACAACATGCT ATCTCAACAGAAAACTATAATTAATGCCATGGCTGTCAATGAAGATGGAGTAATGGCTACAGGAG GTGACAACGGCAGTCTCTGGTTCTGGGATTGGAAGAGTGGTCACAATTTTCAGCAAGCCCAAACAATTGTGCAGCCTG GTTCGCTGGATAGTGAGGCTGGAATATATGCAATCTCTTATGATATGACAGGTTCAAGGCTTTTGACTTGTGAAGCAGACAAGACAATTAAAATGTGGAAAGAAGATGATAGTGCCACTCCAGAAACTCATCCCCTCAACTTTAAGCCGCCTAAAGATATCCGTCGCTTCTAG